A window of Glycine soja cultivar W05 chromosome 2, ASM419377v2, whole genome shotgun sequence genomic DNA:
CCATGCGTGCAAAGAATGGGGTTTCTTTCAGGTTTTGGATTATATTCtcctcctttaattttttttttttttgtttgattcagGGAAATTCCCCTCCTTTAGTTTGTTGTGTGTAAAAGAAACCATAGTCAAATTTAATTCAAAGGTTGtagtcaataataataataataataattaacgcGGCAATCTCAATGTAGCACGATTGATTTTTCCGGATTCGGCTACTTTAATGAAAAACTCAATTTAGAAGATAAAGTAGCAAATCTTTGCTGTGTTGGAATATCAACTATTAGATTATTTCCTCTGcctaaaaataaatgttgttgTCCTAGTTGTTTtacttaaattaagaaaaattaataaatagataaaaaagaatagtaattttataaaattaatcttattaaataaaaaataataatattaatattatattcaaaaactaaaataatattattaggtttgttgatggaaaaaaaacaattagtgTTATATTAAAAAGCTAAATATGacattattttttgataaatttttttctaaatgcgacacttattttttaagaggaaGTATCTCAATGCACAATAAAGATTTGTTGGTTTATCCTTTAATGTAAGTTGCCGCTCACCTTAAGGGAGTCAAATctgataatttgtaatttgtctaggttttAAACTGGTTTCAATTGTAGCAAAATTAGCagttattatgatttatgaccTCGAATCGTGCAATTTAAAACTTTGCCATAGCATAATCTTAAATGATTTTAGATTGAAGTTGAATCAGGCCACAAATTttgcaaaaaggaaaatgtgctgCATCAGTGTTCTACGTAATTAACAACATGAAATCTAACAAAAAAGCCAATGAACTGGTGcaattacttttataaaaaaagatgtgtgaaaattgaatttgtgtatattaaatttatggCAAAATCTATAGACTCTGATGCAATGCACTTTGGAGTATCTAATCCTCACACTTTTGCCAACAATTTGGTTTCACTTTCAAGATGAGTGTAGCACTCAAGGCATTGCTGCatacatgtaattttatttgcattatacgattttaattaacaaattaattacagCTTATAAACCATGGAGTGGACCCTCCAGTGGTGGAAAATATGAAGATAGGTGTTCAAGAATTCTTCAACCTTCCAATGGAAGAGAAGCAGAAATTTTGGCAAACACCAGAGGATATGCAGGGGTTTGGCCAGTTATTTGTTGTATCAGAGGAACAAAAGCTAGAATGGGCAGACATGTTCTATGCTCACACATTTCCATTACATTCAAGGAATCCTCATCTTATTCCTAAGATTCCCCAACCATTCAGGTTGCCTACTTCAATTTCTATGTGTTAACTACAACATAATTGACTTAATTTGTTATTACCTCAAGGAGATTCTGTTTCATTGCAGAGAAAATCTAGAGAACTATTGCTTAGAGCTGAGAAAAATGTGCATCACAATCATTGGCCTTATGAAAAAAGCTCTCAAGATCAAAACAAATGAACTCTCAGAGTTATTTGAAGATCCTAGCCAAGGAATTAGGATGAATTACTACCCTCCATGTCCCCAACCAGAACGAGTCATTGGAATCAATCCGCATTCTGATTCGGGTGCCCTTACCATCCTTCTCCAAGTCAATGAAGTGGAAGGgcttcaaataagaaaagatggAAAGTGGATTCCTGTTAAACCACTCTCTAATGCTTTTGTCATCAACGTTGGAGACATGTTGGAGGTAACAAGAGCACAAAATCATTTTCATATCTTTTTATCATTTGGCATTTAAATAATCTTGGAACAAtgcaagtataagaaaaattatagtgTACACAATACACATTAAGTTTGATTTTCatacaccattttttttatactgtcaattaatcataaatcatttctgatatgatttttaaagtaattatcataaaagttaacaaacttatcatacatgaCAATATGTGATTTATTTGATGATACTGTAGAAAACCTTTATACTTACAGCACACTCtatttaaattaacatttaGCCTTTAAGAATTTTTAACCATATGGTAAATGCTTTGACAGATACTGACCAATGGGATTTACCGAAGCATTGAACATCGGGGAATAGTCAATTCAGAAAAAGAGAGGATTTCCATTGCCATGTTTCACCGGCCTCAAATGAGCAGAGTTATAGGTCCAGCACCAAGCCTCGTTACTCCTGAAAGACCTGCATTGTTCAAAAGGATTGGAGTAGCAGATTACCTCAATGGATTCCTTAAACGTGAGCTAAAAGGAAAATCATACATGGATGTCATTAGGATCCAAAACGAGATTGGtaaataatttatgttcatAGGACTAAGCCTGAAATTGAATGATAGAACAAGTACACAGAACAATAATGTCACAGATGGTAGCCAATGTGCAACCATTGTAGCAATAAAAGTTAAATCACTGTTCATGGTATCAAGCTGAACATATATACCTTGGAAGCTAATGTGGGTTAGTAAAAATATGTCATGGAACATCAAATGCATGTTCTTGAACTAATTGTCTGAATTGAGCTATAGGCGTGTCTCAAACATTTTAGTATCTGTATTCATTACTATATATAGAGGGCGAACCCTGGTGCAGCgttaaagttgtgccttggtgacttgttggtcatgggttcgaatccggaaacagtctctttgcatatgcaagggtaaggctgcgtacaacatccctcccccataccttcacatagcgaagagcctccgggcaatggggtacgaagtttttattcattactatatataaattcttttagTAATGAAGTTCAAGTAAACACTTATTCGATAAGTTGGTTGATTGTGAAGTTGAATAACTACATTTAATATGCAGTTTGAAAtgctttcttcttttaaaaagaTCTCACATTTTGCCACTTCTCGTTATAATTAGGAAGGAAAATGGGTCGTTGATAATCATTATGATGTGAAGAAAAACTTTATATACTTTGGAGTAATTTGAGAAACTCTTTTTTTCAGTGAATTCctgaatatatatatgtatctgTGTatgcttgtgtgtgtgtgtaaaagaGTGCTTTGTCCTTAAACTTAACGAAAATGTTATAAGATTtcaggttttgaatttgaattgaatATGAGTATGTTCATATGAAATGAATGATACTAAAGCTAATCATCTCGTGGTCAAAGTTCAGCAACTTCACTTCTGGTTTTTGGCATAGAGGATTGTAATATGGAATTAGTTGAGCTATCTCTTCAACTTGTAGGCTTTGGTTTTAGCAAAACCAGCATAAATTTGGTTTAAGCTTCTACTTCCCCCAACTCTTTATTTCCATCTGCTCCTTCACTATCATTGCACATTAATTGTTCGAATACAAGTTCTTTAAATTGTGTCTACTCTACTTTCTTGCCTGAATctacttttgttttttatgagAATTTCCTTGAACTTTCCTTGCTCTTTCTGTATCACTCTTCACTGTTTCATTGATCATCTTACCTAAAACTTTTATAGGCTTGTCAGCACttaatcaacattttttttagataaagattgaagtatttttattttattttgttattgtatTTATACGCCATCATCTCCACTGCTATACTTTACATGTTTTGCACTTCTAAATGTAAAGCATGAGAAAATTCTATGCTACACAATTTGACCTTGTGTCTGGCTGATTCCaccttgaaaatatttttggtgTTAGAACCTTGAATTTGATATTCAAAAGTCACATTGGACTCTGACTCTGAGTATGGATCGAACCCAGGAAAAAGGACAAAACCCTTCCaccacttttttattattattatttataacacTCAAAAATTCAAGATCCTAACAACTTGCACTAACAAGCAATGATTTTCGCTTTCTACCTtcaacatatattatttaatattataaacttttttttttggttaatagTGTTTACAGTTTCTAAAAGTTTTCCATATTTTGCTTTTACTCCccaatttttaaaatcagtAGTTTTTTCTCTGTAATTATTGAAAATACCCAAATTTTGGTTCCTAAGGCCTTTTTTAGGatgttataatattattattgattttgtcaataattaatttttaaaaaaatttaattaatcatctttaatgagattttttcttttaattatattttttattatttacaagactcaaatttaaaattttatttaaaaaatctaagTCGAGTTTTACAGTCAAAAGTTTAggtatttgaaaagaaaaaaaaaatagaaagaagctTTTTAAAGTTGGActagaattaaaatttgagcACCATCGACCCAATGCTTTTATTCTTCTATATAGTATTAACTTGGTTTGTCATAATGTCAATAgaaatggattttgaaaatgCTGTATCTTGAGTGGGGCAGGGGGGATATTACTGAGGCACTTGCCTCGATTGCAGATGGCCATGATTGGGAAACAGGTTGGGGGTATTTATGATGGACTTCATTAATCAGAACCCATCAAGTCATGTTGATTTGGATCTTTCATTGCCTAACAGATTTTGGTGTCAGCCCTGAGCCCCACATTAAACCTGAATTGAAATGGTCAGATATGCATGCCTCCCTACCAAATGTGCCAGAGCCTTTGTTTGGCTATGAAGTCATAATTCATTTGGTCTTTGATAAGTGTTGACCTTGGACTCATTGAACATGCAATCCTGGAGAACCATATAGAGATGCTAAAAGAGTGGTATAGGTGTGTCACTAGTTATATATGCTCATGAAAGATTGTAATAATTTTATGCATTTATCACTATGGGTTAGGTTATATATATTCCCAGATGTGGATATTTGCACAACCACACACCTCACATGAATTATGAGAAGAACTATACATCAACACTTAATATGCCAATAGATAccaaaaaagtgagaaaaatttaagttttataggtaatataattttacatgaagaaagagagaaagagaattgctttaaaaaagagagagagagagagagagagagagagataaatagtatttattaggtatttaaaaaaacaagaatttcCATGCATCGTCACTTTTATGAGAAACATTTCCGCTGTTACAAGTGTATGTATTCCTTTATTAAAGGAACTGTCTTTTATTAAAGTAactgtttttttctctcttcaaattgaaatttcacTTCAGTAATATGTACAAAATAAAGATTTATATTAAATGTCAGTAAAACttcatttttattagaaaacaacactaaaaatatataaaattacatataa
This region includes:
- the LOC114388035 gene encoding protein SRG1-like, with the translated sequence MAMHGTSCLVPSVQELAKQPIIEVPERYVHANQDPHILSNTISLPQVPIIDLHQLLSEDPSELEKLDHACKEWGFFQLINHGVDPPVVENMKIGVQEFFNLPMEEKQKFWQTPEDMQGFGQLFVVSEEQKLEWADMFYAHTFPLHSRNPHLIPKIPQPFRENLENYCLELRKMCITIIGLMKKALKIKTNELSELFEDPSQGIRMNYYPPCPQPERVIGINPHSDSGALTILLQVNEVEGLQIRKDGKWIPVKPLSNAFVINVGDMLEILTNGIYRSIEHRGIVNSEKERISIAMFHRPQMSRVIGPAPSLVTPERPALFKRIGVADYLNGFLKRELKGKSYMDVIRIQNEIGK